Sequence from the Erythrolamprus reginae isolate rEryReg1 chromosome Z, rEryReg1.hap1, whole genome shotgun sequence genome:
GCCAATcaatctctctcagcccaatccaggATTGTTGTGCTAGGGAAAAAAAGAGTATTGCGTGTTTATCACTTTGAgttatttgtgaaaataataaaggcggagtacaaaacaaaaaaaaatggttgtaaacTTCCAATGATATGAATCACTATCTTTCTTTCTGTTCATCCTCCAGGTTGTTCAATGTTGGAGTAATGCTCCCCAATTTTTGGGAAGTTGCTAACCCCAATAGAACTATACATTTCCTCACCTCACCCCCACctaagaactggtcagaactgtcTTACCTCTTCCAACTAATTATTTAATGAAGCTCCCTTacttttatctttatcttttctcTGTTCCTACTCAAAGATTCCCACACCATATGTCTGTCTTCACTCATGTGTTCAGGTTTAAAAAGCAAATCTGAGATTGAAAGAGGAGCAAATTTCTCTGCTACCTTACAGGATGTCTTTGGGGCTGGatctagaatttatttatttatttgattgattgattgattgattgattgattgatttttatgccgcccttctccttagacttagggcggctttacaacatgttagtaatagcacttttttaacagagctaggctattgcccccacaatccgggtcctcattttacccacctcggaaggatggaaggctgagtcaaccttgagctggtgatgagatttgagccgctgacctacagatctacagtcagcttcagtggcctgcagtatagcactctatctGTTGCGCCACTCCAGCTCTTATTCATGCTGAGCTTGAACTGGACTTACTGGAAGTCTATAAAGACAGAACCCAGCTCCAATAAATGGAGAGGCCTTTTCAAACtggataaaaaggaaatagggttattctttgtcaagtggaccaggtgtccacttgactgatttttgcagcgtTATTTGAAAAAAAGCTATCACAAAAACAACGTATGTGATAGAAAAAAAACgtactctttctaatgaaataaaaatgaagatgtttgaaggtgagaaaaccgagagctgtttcatcaccttcaatcatcttcattagaaagaacacgtttttttctatcgctctctgttttctcaccttcaatcaacttcatttttatttcattagaaagagcactttttttctatcatatatgttgtttttgtgatggtttcttttcaaataagacttcaatttcacctgttccacttgacaaagaatgacccaatacCTAAATATGCAGGATTAGTATGCCACTCAGCTGGTGCCTGAAGATAAGACGCTTATAAGTGTCAGTATCTCTTGACACATTTCTAAGTTGTGAAAAGTTGGTTTTATGTCCAATTTTTGGCTTGCCTATTCTTACCCTGGAGCAGGAAGCTAAAATTTAGCTGAGAAAcctcaggattttttaaaaacaagtttGAATTTCTGACGGTTCTATAAGTTGCAAATGTTCACAACTTTAGATGTTTGGTGctgctcttctcctctctcccacATATAAGGGAGTTTTCTTTCTTATCCTtaagaacagaggtcttcaaacttgggaaccttaagacttgtggacttcaattcccagaattctgcagccagctatgctggctgaagaattctgggagttgaagtccacaagtcataaagttcccaagtttggagacccctgcttaagaatataagaagagccatgctgaatcaagccaaagcccatagagtccagcattctgtgtcacacagtggcccaccaattgtacatggggatcttgagcagaaacagaaggcaaaaccctccctttcccttgacccccaacaaatggtactccagggaatcctgccttcctcaaccaatatagaggcggcacacggacatccgtttcaataaccaccgatacacttggcatccatgaatctgtctaatcctaccttgaagctatccaggctgacagctgtcacgacctcttctggaagtgaattccatcaaccaaggcccctctgggtgaagaaatatttcccttgatttgtcctcactttcttacctaggagctttagggagtgccccctcatcctactATTGATCCTTACTGACTCAATGTGCCACTTACTCAAAATCTCAGCTTTGTGTGTAATTGGGTGCCAATTTTAGAACAGCTCATGAACAGTTTAAAGCAGGGGCCCCCAACCCCTGGTCCAGGGACCAGTATCAGTCCATGGCGTGCCAGAAACTGCTCAGCACAAACAAGCGAAGCCCCTTCTGTAGTATGTAGGCAACATGCAAACCCACAGAACCACAGTCTGGTCCACAGAGAAACCTATCTCCACAGAACtgatccctggtgcccaaaatgtTGGGGGCCGCTAGTCTGAGGTAAATCTTGCAACTCAGGATTTGAACTCAGTGcttggtctagaacagtgatggagaaccttttttggttcatgggccagaagggtgtgtatgtgtgtgctagcAGCGggcatgtgcccatacccatcCCGCCCACATATGCGCATACCTGGGCtttccctgcgcatgtgcacaacccaCCCACTCCGTGCCATACTTGTGCACAGGCCTCGCTGAAGCCTGGTtggtgaaaaaaatgggcaaaccgaaAGTTTGGACAAACGGTCTTCTGGTTTGCTGGTTGTGCCCTTTTTCGCACTCTGAagccttcaaggaagcttcctgaagccctggagtgtgaaaacaGCACAaccaggcaaacaggaagtccattttccaaacttccggtttgcctgttgggtgaTTTTTCagactccagggcttcagggaagcttccctgaagatttctgagggtgaaatggccttccccaagaccgaaaatcagctggccagtgctgaTTTTGGTAGTGGTcataatatagtggtacctctacttacaaacttaatttgttccgtggccaggttcttaagtagaaacgtttgtaagaggaagcaatttttcctgtaggaatcaatgtaaaagcaaataatgtgcgattggggaaaccacaggaagggtggaggcactgtttcctcccaggagattcctataaagGCCCCACAGTGgtttttccccgccttttctggctctatttcctcccaggagattcttagagaggccccaaggaggcttctccctgccttttccagttacagtttcagaggctcgggtttgtaagtgggaaatgattcttgagaagaggcaaaaaaaaccttgaacgcccggttcttatctagaaaagtttgtaagtagaggcattcgtaggtagagctaccactgtactacctttataatttccttctttttttatggTATTATCTGGCTTATTTTCTTCCTGAAGGAAAGCAACAGAGTTCAGTCACAAACATTCATGGAATCTGGAAAGGCTACACAAATTAATTGGGGAGGCCACATGCCACCCTCACCTGTCCCCCTGCCACCTTTGCAAACCACGTAAAGACACAATTTGTAAAGGCAATGACCATTGTTGTGTATTTCAGGCAGCGGCCTCTGGAAAGATGGACGAAGCAGAAGAAGGAGACGATGGTGTGGAAGTGAAGCTAGagcaggaggaggatgaagatgaAGACCCCGGCTACATCCAATCTGGGCGGCGGTACAGGTGCCTGACCTGCAACAAGACTTTCCCCAGCGTGCCACGGGTTTTACGTCATTTAAAGTCCCATGTGGCTGGTACTGTAGATGGCATAGCTGCCAAACTTGCCTGTCCTAATTGCAGGAAGGAGTTTCCTGACAGGGCTCAACTCCGTAAGCACCAGCTCAGCCACCAAACGGAGCGCCCGTACCAATGCCAACTTTGCGCCAAGGCTTACAAAACTGCCCCCGAGCTGCGTAACCACGGGCGTAGCCACAGTGGCGAGAAGCCCTTTGTTTGCCACGAGTGCGGCAAAGCGTTCATGCAGCCCGTTTGCCTGCGAGTCCACATGGCCCGGCACACCGGAGACCTGCCCTTCCGCTGCCAGCAGTGTCACAAGGGTTACGGCACTCTTTCCAAGCTGAAGATCCACCAGCGTTCTCATACGGGCGAGAAGCCATATTCCTGCAGTGAATGCAACAAGCGCTTCGCTGACCCCTCAGTGTTCCGGAAGCACCGCCGGACCCACGCTGGCCTCCGACCCTACCAGTGTGAGGTGTGCCGCAAGACGTATGCCGAGTTGAAGGACCTCAAGAATCACGAGCGCTCCCACACTGGCGAACGCCCATTTTTGTGCCAGGATTGTGGAaaggccttttccaggtcctccTCTCTGGCCTGCCACCAGCGCATCCATGCGGCCCACAAGCCCTACCGTTGCAACCTCTGCGGGAAAGGGTTCACCCAGCTGTCCTCCTTCCAGAGCCACCAGCGGACCCACTCCGGTGAGAAGCCTTTTCTCTGCCCGCAGTGCGGACGCATGTTCAGCGATCCTTCCAGCTTCCGCAGGCATCAGAGAGCCCACCAGGGGCTTAAGCCCTATGCCTGCGACAAGTGTGGGAAGGCCTTCCGCCAACCAGCAGACCTAGCCATGCACCAGCGCATCCACACGGGCGAGAGGCCCCACAAGTGCTCGCAGTGTGACAAGAGCTTTGTGGCTTCGTGGGACCTCAAGCGCCACCTGCTGGTGCACTCCGGACAGCGCCCACACCAGTGCGGGGAGTGTGGCAAGAGCTTTGCTGAGCGGGCCAGCCTGACCAAACACTACCGTGTTCACTCGGGCGAGCGACCGTTCAAGTGCGGACGCTGCGGCAAAGCTTTTGTGGTGTCATCCAGCCTTCGGAAGCATGAACGCACCCACAGCAACGAGAACAGCGAGGACAAGGCTGCCTCCACGGGCAACCAGGACCCGTTACTCGGTGACCCGTCAGCTATCGTCGTCGCCACCGTGGTGCCCGCTTGTGGGGAGTGTGGGGAGGTCTTTGCCTCCCCTCAGGAACTGCGGCGCCACGAACGCCTGCTGCATCCCGGCCTGCGTCCATTTCCGTGCCCCGAATGCGGCAAAGGCTTCTCGGACCGGGCCGGCCTACGTAAACATGAGCGGATCCACTCGGGGGTCCGCCCCCATGCCTGTCCCCACTGCTCTAAAGCCTTCCTGGGTGCCTCAGACCTGCGCAAGCACCTCAAGACCCACGTGGCCCTAGAGAACAGGAGCGCCGAGGACACCATGGTGACCGCCACCATCATGACCTATGAATCCCTCCTCCCTGCTCATCTCCATCCCCATGACGACGGGACGGAGACCGACAAGGACTCTCCGTCAGACTGCTTGCCTGACCCCCTCACGGAACCCTCGTAAGCtccgcctccctcccaccttcgCCCTGCCTGCGATTGGGCGGAATAAAGCCAGCCCAGTTGCTTAAGAAGCTCTTTGCGTACTTTGATGATCGCCCTAGTCTTGCCTTGTGGGTGTGATAATGTGGACTGCCTTCTTTCGGGACCTTCCCATCCAGCATGGCTCTCTATCATTTCTTTCCAAGTAAGGCTCAAAGTGTTTCATCACCGGCTGTGTGTGGCTGCTTGCCGCCCTCCATCATTGCCCACACCAGTTGTTCACTTGACTGCCTGCTGAGGAATTAAATGTGCCTGGgatttgtgtgagtgtgtgtgtgagagagagagaaagagagagagagagagtgacaggaggagggaggggaggtctCACCCAAATGAGAAACCAGACTcatgtttttttaatcttttgaatCGGCAAAAGAAGCCTGACATCTTGTGAGATTACACATGTCTGGGTGTGGGGAGGTGCGTTTTTATTGTTTGCAGGGTGACGTACATTCATCTTATGCAGTGTTTCTACAACCATTGTGAACTGCTGGtgtttttagaaaaagaaaataacctCCATGACTTTTTTTAAGGGAAAGAAGAATTAAATTGAGAAAAttagggaaggaagcaaggaataaTGAACTTTTCTTCCTGGAGAGTTTAATAAATTATCTGGGGTTTTTTCCTTGCTTGTGaagaaaagattaaaataaacgtcttgcttttttttttttaaagggggaaatTGACTTGGATTGCATGTGGGAGGCGCAAACGGGACACAATCCTTATATTATCCTTATCTCACCTATAGAAATTTATCTTGCCTATTGTATTTCATTTCAAGTCTTATTTTATTCCTGTATTTATTATATCTATTTACCATTGCTATCAAAAGCCTCTCAGCAATAAAGTCTCTTTGACTGCTGAAAATAGTcttgttttccttt
This genomic interval carries:
- the ZNF668 gene encoding zinc finger protein 668 translates to MEPQRKGRAPRQRKQQAAASGKMDEAEEGDDGVEVKLEQEEDEDEDPGYIQSGRRYRCLTCNKTFPSVPRVLRHLKSHVAGTVDGIAAKLACPNCRKEFPDRAQLRKHQLSHQTERPYQCQLCAKAYKTAPELRNHGRSHSGEKPFVCHECGKAFMQPVCLRVHMARHTGDLPFRCQQCHKGYGTLSKLKIHQRSHTGEKPYSCSECNKRFADPSVFRKHRRTHAGLRPYQCEVCRKTYAELKDLKNHERSHTGERPFLCQDCGKAFSRSSSLACHQRIHAAHKPYRCNLCGKGFTQLSSFQSHQRTHSGEKPFLCPQCGRMFSDPSSFRRHQRAHQGLKPYACDKCGKAFRQPADLAMHQRIHTGERPHKCSQCDKSFVASWDLKRHLLVHSGQRPHQCGECGKSFAERASLTKHYRVHSGERPFKCGRCGKAFVVSSSLRKHERTHSNENSEDKAASTGNQDPLLGDPSAIVVATVVPACGECGEVFASPQELRRHERLLHPGLRPFPCPECGKGFSDRAGLRKHERIHSGVRPHACPHCSKAFLGASDLRKHLKTHVALENRSAEDTMVTATIMTYESLLPAHLHPHDDGTETDKDSPSDCLPDPLTEPS